In a single window of the Lineus longissimus chromosome 4, tnLinLong1.2, whole genome shotgun sequence genome:
- the LOC135486239 gene encoding ADP-ribosylation factor-related protein 1-like codes for MYALLSGLWKYLFQKEEYYVLILGLDDAGKTTYLEQSKTQFNKNKGMNLSKITSTVGLNIGKIDIGSTRLNFWDLGGQEDLQALWDKYYAESHALIYVIDSNDRERVEESKVAFEKMITSDVLDGVPLLILANKQDLEGHMTVSDIKTQFRDSAHHIGRRDCKVLGTAAITGEGVHEGIDWITQAVQRNNIRRPPAQKEIGT; via the exons ATGTATGCTTTACTGTCTGGGTTGTGGAAGTACCTTTTCCAGAAGGAGGAGTACTATGTATTGATACTTGGGCTGGATGATGCTGGCAAAACG acaTATTTGGAGCAATCCAAGACACAGTTCAACAAGAACAAAGGAATGAATTTATCAAAAATAACCAGTACAGTTGGTTTGAACA TTGGCAAGATCGACATTGGTTCTACCCGATTAAACTTCTGGGATTTAGGAGGCCAGGAAGACTTGCAGGCACTATGGGATAAG TATTATGCAGAATCCCATGCTCTCATCTATGTCATTGATTCAAATGATAGAGAACGAGTTGAGGAATCAAAAGTCGCTTTTG aaaaaatgATCACCAGCGATGTATTAGATGGGGTGCCTTTATTGATTTTGGCTAATAAACAAGATCTGGAG GGTCATATGACTGTGTCAGATATTAAGACCCAATTCCGAGATAGCGCTCATCACATTGGACGCAGAGATTGTAAAGTGTTAGGGACAGCAGCAATAACTGG AGAGGGAGTTCATGAGGGTATCGACTGGATTACGCAAGCAGTACAGAGAAATAACATCAGACGACCCCCTGCACAGAAGGAAATTGGAACTTGA
- the LOC135486382 gene encoding ribosome production factor 1-like, which translates to MADKKHAVDEMPLPKRNISEIKNKFRRAEAYREQKKEQRKVKKTEKKRKLQEAKALGEDAPPKKIPKTLENMRVHDETMVDPTDEEVALDQSQDEMSAYFNRKTTPKVLITTSDRPKSRTNKFCKELKKSIPNSEIYYRRGLDLKKIIPQAVAKDYTDLIVINEDRNQPNGMVISHLPDGPTAHFKMSSVQLTTDLKKPGKMTGHMPEVILNNFNTRLGHSVGRLLASLFPHDPEFQGRRVVTLHNQRDFIFFRQHRYEFRNAKKAGLLELGPRFTLKLRSLQKGTFDSKYGEYEWVHKRHEMETSRRKFFL; encoded by the exons ATGGCGGACAAGAAACATGCTGTTGACGAAATGCCACTTCCAAAACGCAATATATccgaaataaagaataaatttAGACGTGCCGAGGCATACAGAGAACAGAAAAAGGAACAAAGAAAG GTAAAAAAGACCGAGAAGAAGCGCAAATTGCAAGAAGCAAAAGCCCTGGGTGAAGAT GCTCCTCCAAAGAAGATCCCCAAGACATTGGAGAACATGCGTGTTCACGATGAGACCATGGTTGATCCCACTGATGAAGAGGTGGCACTTGATCAGAGTCAGGATGAGATGTCCGCCTACTTCAACAGAAAAACTACCCCAAAGGTGCTCATTACCACAAGTGATAGACCAAAATCT AGAACCAACAAGTTCTGCAAGGAATTAAAAAAGTCCATCCCAAATTCGGAGATCTACTACCGGCGAGGTTTAGATCTTAAAAAGATCATACCACAGGCAGTTGCCAAAGATTACACAGATCTGATAGTTATCAATGAAGACAGAAATCAACCAA ATGGCATGGTGATATCACATCTTCCTGATGGACCCACTGCTCACTTTAAAATGTCAAGTGTACAATTAACGACTGACTTAAAA AAACCTGGCAAGATGACTGGCCATATGCCAGAAGTGATCCTGAATAACTTCAACACTCGTCTTGGACATTCTGTAGGCCGACTTCTAGCATCTCTATTCCCTCATGATCCCGAGTTTCAAGGAAGGCGAGTAGTCACTTTGCACAACCAGAGGGACTTCATATTCTTTAGGCAACACAG GTATGAGTTTAGGAATGCCAAAAAAGCTGGACTGCTTGAACTTGGTCCACGTTTCACGTTGAAATTACGGTCATTGCAGAAAGGCACTTTTGACTCAAAGTATGGGGAATATGAATGGGTCCATAAG CGTCACGAGATGGAAACAAGCAGAAGAAAGTTTTTCCTGTGA